In the Thunnus albacares chromosome 10, fThuAlb1.1, whole genome shotgun sequence genome, TAAGGATTAGGATTCTCTGCAAACCTTTGGAAAGAGAGATGAAATTTTCAGACATACTGTGTGCAAGGGAAGGGTCTGCAGCACTAATTATAAGAATCCAATCCCTCAAAATGCAAAAGCACAGACGGCCCTTTCCTAAACCACAGCAACATCCGGGTCCTCTCGGCCTctgttaaatacatatttagaCACAGTAACACCTTTAGCAGAGCCGTACCCGTTCAAGAAAAGCTATGGTCTCGCACAGAGTAGAACGAAGCCAACTCGGCCTACACGCGACAGATTGGTAAACAGGCACAGTTTGGTTTCCGCCTCTGACTCAGGCAGGCCCGGTCTGTTTTCAGTAGCAACCAACTGTGGCAACACAGCCTGACTGGTTCTGACAATGCTGAGGAAAGGAAAATGTACAACACAAGCAGATACAAGAAACCGCTCCACTTTTGACACAAAAGTTATTAATGTGGATGTCAACTTAATAGTGTCAGTAAGGTTAAAAATGTAGACTGAAACGAAACAAACACAGTCTCAAATAGAAGTTCACACTCTTGaaattgtactgtatattagcGAATGACACCTCacgatatactgtatgttcaccaGCAGTGGCTTCTTCCCTCTACACATCATATAGGCATAAACAAACTATTGGAACCAAAAGACATTTAGCATCAAACCAAACCTAGCAAGAGTATTGTTAACTCACCATGTGGCCAACAGGAATTCCTAAAGCATTACAATTCTTCGCCATAATGGCCCAGACACAAGACTAAAAGCTGAAATCTTATGCGATGTGTGCGCAGTGTCAGGGGACACAGAGGAGTGCTCCACCCAAACATGATGCACactcttcacaaacacacacacacacacacacacacacacacacacacacacacacacacacacacacacacgcacacagaaacTCATCACTTGGGTCTTCCTGTCACTTCCTGCCTGGAAGGGAAGTCTTGCCATAGCAACAAGCCACAAAAGAGGAAGTATGGTTACTATGATCAAACTGTTTTCAGCCCATGTCTTGAGAAACACTATGATGTGGGAACACAGTCAAGAGAGATGAACACTGTGTGCGTTTGATGGAGAGTCACTGAAACAGTTACTTGACGCAGCTAACAACTGTTATAAGATCCTGCTGTAGATGCAGTTCTGTATTTaagaaggcttttttttttttacatttgagcaCTTTTAAAAGTTTGCCTCCCTTTTTTGTCACAGTGAAGTTTCATTTTACTTGGAAATCCTTTAGATTAAGgtacaaaagaaacacaattcCTCCTCCCTAATATTCTTTCAAGATGGTAATCCATACGGCCATACAGCAGTTTCATGAAAAGTTGAATGGGGTCACATTTATGGTACTCTAAAAACATCACCAAGCTACTACATTTAGGAGTAATTTCAACTTTACAACTCTCACACAATTACAGGCTCTTTTTTGAACCAGAATTCAGTATCTCACTCTACACTGTTGAGGATATTagttagaaaacaaaacaacttgtGAGCAGATTTTCATGAGGCCTAATACACAGCACAACAGATTATAATGTTATGAAAATTATTGCATAGATATAGTAATTAAATGAATACAATTCACAACATATATTTGCAAGATGAAGGTTAACAATGTAGGACTAAGTATTTGTCAACTTTGCACCCTCTGTATGGCCAAACATGGTTAAACAGGCATGCACTCTCCAAATTGATTGTGTGAAAATGATTGTCTTACCTTTTCGTCACCCTTGCTGGTGGTTATGACGCAccatttgtcatgttttctgaATTGCTTTCGTGCTGCAACTTTTGCCAGGTGGAAGAAGCTGTGATAAAGTCCTTTGAAAGCTACCATTTTCAGGGAAAACAGACACACTCAGGGCAAGACAAGAGAGGTGACAAAATGTGTGCTGACGGTTTATAGGTCAGGGTTAATTAACAGCTTTGATCTTACCTGATTGGCTTCAGTGAGTCTTGACATGCACACAAGGTAATGGCCCAGGTGAAGCAGGACATTTTGATTAATGGTGCACATTTTTTCCTGGAGAAATTTTACATAGTTTACATAGTTAAACATTGTCTGTAAGCTTGACAAAATTTCCCTGTCTATTTTTGCATGGTTATTAAAGTTGTAAAGGTGTGGCTCTCGGGATTTTAATAGGACATATCCAGCTAGTTGTATTGACAACAGTGTTTCTGAACTCTCAAGTAAAACTTATTAAGCCTACAGTCAAAGGCAACAgtatatttttgaataaatcTATTTATTTGGGCCTTGATGCTCTGGAAAAATACTGCAAATTTAACAACagaacattttttgtattttatgtatgcAAAATTGCAAAAACAAATGCTTCACATTAGTAGATGACAGAAACCATGTCATTATTCATATGCTCATtacatggaaaacaaagttgCATGAATGAAACTACTGAGATAAAATTAGTGGTGCCAGAAGAAAGATTATGTTGTTATACCCaaataaacataacatttaaGCAGTTTTTTTATGGCTACAGTATCAGTGGCCCAGAACACTGTAAAATTAAGAGGGACATTTCTTGCatgtaacatgttaaaaatgtgctTTGAATTCCCATAATGTGAATCATCAGTACCAATAAAAAGTAAAGCCACCAAGACTAAAACTGTTGTCATCATGTTTAGTGTCATTCAGGAGCAGGTGCACCACTTCAGCTATACCTCATAATTTAGCTGTAGGCCAGCACATGAGCATGTCAACATACAAAGCTAATTTGTTAGCTAATTTGCTAACATTGGCTATTAGATTTAACATGCTAACGAAGaatgtcagcatgctagcaTCTTATTAAGAGTATGAATATGACAAACAGCTCCTGTAAACATATATTAACATGCATACAGTCGCAAGTTACAGTAACTAGCCACActttagcattttagcatgctaatactaatgtcagcaaaaaataaagaaaaagaaaaattcaaacATTAGCATTAAACAGAGCTGAGGTAAGGAATTTGGTTGTTAGTTTTAGAGGTAATACAAGTACCTGAGTGAACTGAACAAGGAGAcatttgacctgctggtggcagcAGGTCGAGGGGATCAAAAAGCCAATATAATGGAAATTTAGTCAATTATATCAATATGTAAATTCTACACTGAAAAGATCTTGGTTGCCAACATTATCAGAGTCCAGCACTGAAATATACGAGTGAGAAAGGAGTTTGTTCTCAGTGTActttccatggatgtattataataCTTATAATAAGAGtacataatacttatgtactctTATAATATATCCATTGTTCTTTCACAGGTAATTTACAACACTGCTGTCTCATTGATGAGCACAAAAACCGGATTGCTATTTCTCTAAAACACAGCTTAAATTAATGTAATACTTAAGATattttcaaaactattatttaattttaaattaaaggttGTTGAGATCTTAGTGGTTTACCAGACTGACTGCAATTGGGAGGATAGTTTCACATTTGCCAGCACATCATCTTCTGAACAATTTGTACATTCCTCTTCAATAGATAACAGACATCAGATAGAGGGTGaaaaaattttcttttttttaccgTTGCCCTCTGTGGTGGGGCTAAAAGCTTAGATAAGGGTCACAGTTTATAGAGTAAGGTTGGATAGTATTTAAGGTGGGAAACAAAAATTGATGAGTTTGTTCCATTTTCATCACAGTTATCTTTAAGGGGAGGCAATTGGCTCAAAGATGATTTGAATCCTCAAACCAGTTTGGTCATGTGGTTTGCATGtcctctttgtgtctgtgtgggttttttCTGGCGCCCTGCTTTCCTCCCGTCTGTAAGGTGCAAATGGTAGTGTGAATGTGTTCAATCTGTCCAGACATCCATGGAGTGTACCCTGCCGCTTTCCCAATGCATGCTAGAACAAGCTCTAGCCCCTCATGACCCTGAACAGGATAGAAAAAAGATGGATGATCAGCAGCACTCTCTACTGGCCACTCTGCAAATAAAAACTGTATATGAAGGCCCTGCATGACTTCAGTAACAAAAAATATTGTATCCCCGAATATTCAATCACCAATATCTCAAAAATTCTGGGCAAAGTTATTCCTGTATGTGTCACATTATACGGTGTGTGACGGCAGTGGATAATTTGCATAAGTAAACACTCTTTTGCTGATAACAGACTGTGCCTCAGCATACCtctatatttctgtttctgtctgttttctgttgctTTCAATTTCAACCTCTGTGTGTAACAAGTGTAAAAATCCCATCCTTTCAGCCTGAATGTCATTCAACAACATAAAGTGGCTGCAGCGAAACCATCATCTTTCACCATCACTCCCTCCCACAAACATACAAATAGCAGTATTGTTTGTGCTATTAAGTTCCTGGAATGAATTTATTTGCATTGGTATCAGTGTTTACGATCACTTCTACTTTGCCTTCACTGATGGAAACACCATTAGGCTAGGCAAAGCAGAGCAGGTCATCATTCAACCCTGTGTATGAGGAGGCAACACCACTGCAGGTaaacatttcagtgttataatatttttttttagctcaacAATTATTAATAATATCTCATGTAGAAGGTCTAAAACATGACAGCGCTATGAAACTTGCTCCTTCTAATTTGTTTAAATGCTGCAACATTAATTCTAACTTAATTAGATATTCTTTGTCTCATTCAACTCTTAAACTTGTTCTAAACCGAAAGCAAATTAATGATTAGTCTTTTCTAATAGAGAATGGTTATGCGAGGGATATCCCTATATATTTTGCTCGGCCATCTCTTCATTGGTAAGGAGCCTcctttatttttacagtatatactgtgtacttttctctttctctgtatgcTTATTTAGCTCTGTACATCTCCGTTTCATTCTGTTATTATAGCTCATCTTCCTGTCCAGTGTCTCGAATGTGACACAGGAGAAGCTCtggcaggtaaaaaaaaaaaatgaataaactaaAATCTCTCGGTCTATTTATAGACATCACACAATGCAGCTAACACAGCTAGTGCACCTGAACAATATGTGCCATTAAATAATTGCAAGGCAAGACACAAAGGAAAAATGTTCTTAATGCTgttccttctgtctctcttttccctATAGATTGTCCGCCCTGCAAAGACAATGATTGCGGTTAGTATCCTCTTTCTTCTCATGTTAAAGATACATCCTGTGGATTTTACATAAAGAACAGTACAGTAGATACAGTAAATGAAGGTGGGGTGTGGTCATAGAATGAGGTTGACTCAAACATGGCAAACATGGGCaacttgaaaaataaattaaatgccATAAATATGATTATTAGTCTAAGGAAATTTATTAGATGTTTTTACTTAAAGTAATAATctcaaagattttcatttaaataaatgtatgttaagtcactatctatcaccgaatgaggtaacacaatggtGATTGAGCCTATGGCCCACTAGTGAAAGCCCTGGCATTTTCAGCATTACAAACTCTCTACGTTTGTTGGTAGCGACATTCCCGGGAAAAATCACAAGCGACACACAGTTAGTGTCGCGTTTTCCATCACCCGCcagagagggtgaaggagggTGATGAGGGTGTTTTTAACAGAGGTGTTAAATTATGGctaaaagagaaacaacattGTTCTCACACCTAATACCCCTGTATGGACAcacctgtatttttttatttatgtacttGTGTATGTATTCTTGTTTATCCTCTgatctttcttgtttttcttctttacattttaacttttatattCTATATATCTATCTGCGGACTCACAGTACTCTACACAATACACCCACTTTAATACGTGACACatccacttggttaggtttaggcatgaggagtgagacagacagggttagggtaagaatatcgGAGTGGGGGCGTGGGTGTTGTGTAGTGAAGTGGGTGTATCATCTAAGTCTGCAAGACTGCAATTAGACCCTTCTCCATCTTCAAGTACGCCGCTTCAACTTGTGTGTGAAGCGGCGTACTTTTATCTCTGGTCTCTGCTAGCATTTCTAACTGCCAACGAAACAGAGATCTTCAAGATTGTTACTTTAAGTTCAGTAAGTTCATTCATATTCACAGAAAAATGCTCCTACGTTATGAACACCTGTGATGGGTCATGTATGCTCTGTTACAAATTAAATGCTTACTGTAACTCTCTTTACTCTTTTTGCTTGTATCTACAGATATTCctccaaaatgcaaaaaaggtAACAATATCTTCTATCTTCTTTTGCAGTGCACTGAAACACATATGGTGATATTTGATTACATAACACTTTCACTATTTGCTTCCCCGCCTGCCCATAAAACTTTCAAGTGTCTATCAAGAGCCCTAAATCCAGCGTCGATGAAGGTGAAACCGTCACTCTGATATGTGTCCATAACTTTACCGATTTGAATCTGACATTTGAGTGGCTAAAGGATGGGAAACTCATGAAAGACCAAAAAGAAAGCAATCTGACTCTAAAAGAAGTGCTCACATCAGATGAAGGCTGCTACATCTGCAGAGTGAACAGCACTCATGGTAGTTACGAGTCTCTGCCACACAGtgtcactgtaaacagtaagtAGACATGTCAATGCTTATTTCACACAGCCACACATTACTTCAGTTTTTGCAATGTAGATTGTTTATTGAACTTGTTATCCAGAAACCTGAATATAGTGCCTTTGATAATTTATGAattcaaaatgaaacagaagaaaagctCAAAAACCTCAGTAACCCTCAACAGCATGTGTCTTCAtagtctgtctgctgtttctgcctctaactgtctgtgtgtcttcatccaGATGGCAGTGTGGTGATCCTGGTTGTCTGTGGTGTTTCAGCTTTGGTCCTGGTCCTGATAATGGGGATGGCTATgaagctgaaaatgaaaagagacaACAGTAAGAGCTCATTTCAGGCTGTCTGTGCCATAAGAGAACACAGAAAGCCAAGTTGAGAACAAGCACCTCTGCCTTCTcaaatacagtaccagtcaaaagtttggacacactttctcatcgGGGAAGTGTCCAAgcctttgactggtactgtatatcttaCTTTCTAAGTGTAACtcacatgtgtatatatatatatatatatatatatatatatatacacacacacacacacacacacacacacacacacacatatatatatatatgtacacactgTAGGTCTGTGTAGGTCTGTGTTACTCCCAAATGTAACTGTACAAATAATATATTTCAGTAGTTTGAcaatagttggacattttgggaGATCGCTGTCTTGTGAAAAGTgtgatgagaagattgatacaacTGTTTCAtcgttttttattttttgttttttgtacggattaaaTAAACGAGATATAACATGTATCCAGAAGAGTTGAGTCATGGACAACTAGACTAGATTCCTGAAGACGTTTCGACCACTTATCCAAAAGGCCTCCTCAGTTCTGGGGAGTTGTAGGCATTTAACCTCTGTAAGGTCGTTTATACCTTGAGAGTGGCTGAGGTCACATGTGGGACGTTTTTACTGCTTGTCTGTCATGTGAGAGTCATGTCAGAGTCTAGAGTAAAGATATAACGTGATAATAGCGTGATAATCAGCAAGCTTCATAGGCACTGGTGGGTGGATTTTGTTCCGTTcgaacagagccaggctagctgtttccactgttttcagtctttctgCTAAGCTAAATTAACTGGCTGATGGCtccacatatatatttataaagatGAAAGATATATTGATCCCCTCATCGaaatctcagcaagaaagcaaatgagcgcatttcccaaaatgtcagactatTCCATTAATTTTTGCATACCGTTAATTGAGGAATTTTACCTCTTTATGTAGACTGTATTATCAAGTGTGACCTCTCCCCTCTTTCCCTTTGCAGTTAAGCACAAAGAGAGGAGGAATCGGAGGGTGCAAGCTGGGCAGAGTGGTGGTCCATCTCCAATCACACCAAGAGAGTCCTAAATAAGAACCATTACTATCACATACAAAATTCATGAATACTAATATTGTTTAAGATTTTGCTGATGTAATATTtgatttagaaataaaataaattaaaaaattaaactcTGTCTTTGAATAAGGGTGTGTGATCAGGTGAGGTGGTGGGCTTATGTACGGCCACTTCCAGACCAGGGTGTATCCATTGTGTAACACAGCATTCATGTTAACCACGCCCTCTGACCAGAAAGCCTGTTCAGTTGAGGAAAAGAGCCTAGAAATGTTTTAATCCAGACGCAGGACAGGCGTGCTAAAACTAATCCCGCTGAATGCTCTACTCACAGGAATGCACACTAACAGACGACCCACACAGAGGGGCTTTATAGAGGCTGGCATGTAATGGATATATGGGATGATAATGCTATCCACTCCTCTCCAAGAGAGGAGGAGTGGATGTGGGATTTGAGAGTTGACTTATGAACACAGAAATAAGTTCCCTGGTTCAACAACATATAATCCTTTGAAGTTTACGTGTTAAGCTCCATGCAAACTGCCAGTCCATGTGCTGCAgagtgtctttgtttttctgcattaaCACCATTCCCCCCCCAGCCATATGGCAAAATTTCTggaatattttccttttttttccctcctaaTAATATCcgcgtgtgagtgtgtcaggAAGGACTGTTAATTCAGTTTCTTCCTATAGCAGGTGGCTAAGGGATAATCCAGGTAAAGCCACTGCAAAGTGGAGATGGAGGGATGTACAGAGGAAGGGGGAGGGTGGATGGGGTGGCCTTTGCATGGATGACTAGGGCTAATTCTGGCCTCCTAATCCTGGTCCCATCTACCCTCCCCCTCTTCCTGCTTGCTAACTCCACTGCGGCAGTAAGGAGCAATTGACGCCCAGGTAGACATAACtatctcatacacacacaccgctTAACCCACTCAAGTTTACTGAGGAGGAACAGGGGGAAAAAGATACAGACCTGCCGGTACCTTTCTGGATAGCTAACCTGGGCGACCTGGATAGCTAACACACCTGTGTGAGCCTCACTGGAGAATGTAGCTGCGGCCCTTAAGCCAAGCCACAGGAAACACGCCACCATGGGAGAAGCTCAAAAGGTAAGTGGACTGATCTGGAGCACAGGACTTATAAAAGCAAATGTGAACCTTTGGTATTTATTTGAGAGAAAGAACTATTCGCAGGTTGCTATGACTCCAAAAGTGTCTACCATcaagtgttttactgtttttctgtacCTGGATGCAACTGTCTGCTCTGATGTTTGGATTATATAAATTCCTTGGTTTGTCAAACAGTCttgttataaaataataactgtGAATATACATCTAAATTGAACCTCTAATTCACTTTGATCTCTAGTTAATCACACATACTCGTTAGTGTCTATTACCTAGAATCCTATATTTAAAGCTACAGTGCCTCTTTGATCAGCAATGCAACAGTCTGTGTGGTTGCGTAACCTTGCCTCAGACTAATCACATTAAACAGCGCACCATTATATGAATGGAGCCCCAATCAACACCGGTGCTTTTGTAAATGAAGCAACATAATGGGGGGTGGGAGGAATATGGTAGCTCCAGAGTACAGAGGCTGGAGGCTGGTAGGTGGAGCAAGATGTGTGCTCAGCAGTGTTGTATGTAAGGGGAGCTTTGACCTCGAATCAGAAAGAGGTCAAtggtttttcatcagttttcaaATGTTAAGTATGTCTGAGAACTGTGTTTGTCTTCTTATTTATCTCCTGATATAATCTTGGATGTTTCAGAGTGTATTATCAAGGAAAATAGAGGAAATaagatcttgtttttttttatattaaaattcTGGTCAAATATATAGTCTTTCCCTGTCCCACCCCACTCTCTCCCTCCAAGCAGGGCTTACTCTCTGTCATTGAGAAACTGAAGGGATCCACAGAACAGGAGGTCAGGATAGTGCTTCTGGGGTTGGACAATGCCGGTAAGACCACCCTGCTGAAGAGCCTCGCCTCTGAGGACGTGAACACCATCACACCTACACAGGTGAGGGGAAGTTCAAAGTCAaaactcacgcacacacactcacacacatcatGACCTCAAGGAAAGTCACTTACTTAAGGGCATAATTACACAGTACACCACATCTCTGACTGACATGCTTGCAGATGTGTAAAGCATGCATATGTCTTTCGTGTCcttcattttgatttaattaatcTTACCTAAAACAGCTGAGGAACTTTATAAGATAATTACCTGATGTTCATCATTAAGTGTATTTTAGATATACAGGATGCAATCAGccagaaatattttttcaatatttttttaaccaacAAGTTACCACCTGTTCTTTAAAGACCAGCACAATTTGTCTGCCGTCACTgaatcattttgtaaaaatagGTGCAACTTTTTTACCAATCATGTTGATCTTGTGTGACTGAAGCTTTTCAAAAgatagtttgtatttttacagtacTGTAACGCAGCATTATAAAACGCAGGGGGATTGTATTTAATCTTGTGAGACCAGCTGGACCAGCGCACGCTCTCACTCAAAGTAATGGGATTCAGATGACCTTTCCTTTTCTAACACGCTGTGAAATGAAACGATTGGTCTTACAGCGCACACGCTTTAGCCACTAATCAGTAAAATAATGACGTGAGGATGTTAGATCACACTGTATGTTAAATAACCGTCATCAGGAGATAAACCACATCCTTATGTGACCTTCCTGATTTGAATGCTCTCAACACATTTTCTGAGAAGATCCTTGTGTTGTCGTGAggactcttttttttatcacccTCTTCTGATGTGATTATCTAACCTTTAATATGATTATCTAATAGCCTTGTGTTACTCTCACAAGACAAGACATAAAGCAGATGTATTGCCAAGTCCTGGACGAGTCTGACAGCTCATCAGACTCACGGCAGAGAGGATGCAGTCCAGTACGACATGGCAATAGTCACCACAAATCCAAATCAGACttgacacataaacacatagaCTGCAGCTGATCCTTCCAGTCTTATCCTCAGATTTGCTCTTCAGCTTGCCCTCAGGATGAAGTTGTTATACAACCTTGCCGACCGAAACAGAAAGGAGCTGCGTTATGAAAAAGGGTGGCGGATTAACACAGTGACCATTTTCTTGTAAACACCTGGAGCACATGTTGCGCTCCTGCTGATACGT is a window encoding:
- the LOC122990812 gene encoding uncharacterized protein LOC122990812; amino-acid sequence: MVMRGISLYILLGHLFIAHLPVQCLECDTGEALADCPPCKDNDCDIPPKCKKVSIKSPKSSVDEGETVTLICVHNFTDLNLTFEWLKDGKLMKDQKESNLTLKEVLTSDEGCYICRVNSTHGSYESLPHSVTVNNGSVVILVVCGVSALVLVLIMGMAMKLKMKRDNIKHKERRNRRVQAGQSGGPSPITPRES